The genomic segment CATCCTGTCGTGAGACTCCATTCGATCGCCGCCGCCGCCGCGCTGGCCGCCCTTGTCGCGTGCAGCGGCGGCACGCCCGTCACGGTGCGCCCGGCCGAGCTCGTCGGCTCGTGGAAGTCGGACGTGGTCTTCGTGAACGGCGCCGCCACGCCCGACGGCGCGCGCAACCTGGAGCGCACGGAGACGTGGACGTTCGCGGCGAACGGGCGGTACTCGCGGCAGGCGCTGCAGTACGACCCGCTCAGCGGCCGGTCGTACACCGAGTACGTGGACGAGGGCACCTGGACGGTCGCGTCCGACCGCGTCCTGGAGCTGAAGCCCGAACGGCAGTTCTATACCCCGCCGCTTCAGCCCGCGACGAATCCCACCCTGGTGGCGTCGAGCGGATACACGTCCAGGTACAGCTTCGGGATCGACGCGAACGTGCTCAGCGCAAGCTGGATCTGCCCGGCCAACGCGAGTTGCGTCCACACCCCCCCGCTGTCGCTGCACCGCGTCCAGCAGCTTCTCGGCGCAAGGTCGCCGCGCTGACGCTCCCGTCTCCATCGACGCCGTGACGTTCGGGGGTGATGCGTGGGCATGCCCATCACCCCCGCACCTGTGCATCCTCGCGGTTCCCCAACGTTCTTGCGGTGGGTCCGGATCTGCCCACGCCAACCTCGTCCGGTCATGAGACTCCATTCGATCGCCGCAGCCGCCCTCGTCGCCCTTGCCGCGTGCGGCGACGGCGGCACGCCCGTGAGCGTCGAGGCGCGCTCCCTCGCCGGCTCGTGGAAGACGGACGTGGCCATCGTCCACGACGCGGTCACGCCCGACGGCAACCGCGACCTGGAGCGCACGGAGACGTGGACGTTCGAGGAGAACGGGCGGTATGTGCGGCAGGCGCTGCAGTACGACCCGCTCAGCGGCCGGTCGTACACCGAGTACTTCGAGGATGGGATCTGGGGCGTGCAGCCGGGCCACGTCCTGGCGCTGAGGCCGGAGCGCCAGTTCTTCGCCCTCCGCACCTGGGAGCCGTCGCCGGACCCGGTGCTGCAGCCGGCGAGCGGGTTCACATTCAAGTACAGCTACGGGATTCAGGACGACGTGCTCAACGTGACTTGGCCCTGCTCCGGCGGCTTCCAGCTCTGTGTCTTCATCGCGACCGGGCTGCACCGCGTCCAGCAGCAGCCGTTCGGCGCGCTGTCGCGCTGACGGTTCCGTCTCCACCAACGCGGTGACGTTTCGGGGGTGATGCGTTAGCTTGGCGCATCACCCCCGAACCGTGTCGAGCCGCATGCGACGCATCTCCATCTCCCTGCTCCTGGCCGTTTCCGCCGCCTGCGCCGCGCCCGGAACCGCCGCCCAGCCGCGCCCGTCCGGCGACGCGCCGCTGCAGGCCGTGGTCTCGCTGACCGCGGACTGGGATTCCACCGCCGCCGTGCTGCAGCGCTACGAGCGCGCGACCCCGTCGTCCCCATGGCGCGCGGTGGGGACGCCGGTCGCGGCGATGGTGGGGCGCACGGGGCTGGCGTGGGGGCGGGGAATCGAGGTCGCCCACGGCGCCGGGCCGGAGAAGCGCGAGGGAGACGGGAAGGCGCCGGCGGGCGTCTTCCGCCTGGGCCCGGCGTTCGGCTACGCGCCGGCGGACTCGGTGCGGTGGATCCGGCTGCCGTACGTGCACAGCCTGCCCAGCGTGAAGTGCGTGGACGATGCGCGCTCGCGCTTCTACAACCGCGGGCTGGTGGACCAGGACACCGTTCCCGCGCCCGACTGGAGCAGCCACGAGGAGATGCGGCTCTCCACCGGAGTGTACCGCCTGGGGATCTGGGTGTCTCACAACGATTCACCGCCGGTGCCGGGCGGCGGGTCGTGCATCTTCATGCACGTGTGGCAGGGGCCGGGCGTGCCCACTGTCGGCTGTACGTCGATGGACGCGGCCGACATCGAAGCATTGCTGCGGTGGCTGGACCCGCGCGCCCGCCCCGTGCTGGTGCAGGCCCCGCGCGCCGCATACCCCGCGCTGGCCGCCGCGCTCGGCCTCCCGGCGCGCGCCTGACGTCCGGGCGCGCGGCTTGCCCATCGCCGCGCCACACGTTCGACGGATGACGAACCCGGACCGAGGAGACGGCATGCCTGCGTTCTTCATGAGCAGGTACGAGGAGATCACGCTGGCGCTGCTGCGCGTGGTGGCGGGGCTGATGCTGGCGCAGCACGGCGCGCAGAAGCTGCTGGGCGTGCTGGCGCCGCCCGACCAGCCCGCGCGGGCGATCGAGGCGTTCAGCCGCAGCTGGTTCGCGGGGGTGCTGGAGCTGGTGCTGGGGCCGCTGCTGGCGCTGGGGCTGGCCACGCGCGTGGTGGCGTTCATCCTGTCGGGCGAGATGGCGTTCGCCTACTTCCTGGTGCACGCGAAGCAGGGCTTCTGGCCGATCCTGAACCGCGGCGAGCTGGCGGCGCTCTACTGCTTCGTCTTCTTCTACCTCTCCGCCCGCGGCGGCGGCCGCTACAGCCTCGACGCCGTCC from the Longimicrobium sp. genome contains:
- a CDS encoding L,D-transpeptidase family protein; its protein translation is MRRISISLLLAVSAACAAPGTAAQPRPSGDAPLQAVVSLTADWDSTAAVLQRYERATPSSPWRAVGTPVAAMVGRTGLAWGRGIEVAHGAGPEKREGDGKAPAGVFRLGPAFGYAPADSVRWIRLPYVHSLPSVKCVDDARSRFYNRGLVDQDTVPAPDWSSHEEMRLSTGVYRLGIWVSHNDSPPVPGGGSCIFMHVWQGPGVPTVGCTSMDAADIEALLRWLDPRARPVLVQAPRAAYPALAAALGLPARA
- a CDS encoding DoxX family protein, with amino-acid sequence MPAFFMSRYEEITLALLRVVAGLMLAQHGAQKLLGVLAPPDQPARAIEAFSRSWFAGVLELVLGPLLALGLATRVVAFILSGEMAFAYFLVHAKQGFWPILNRGELAALYCFVFFYLSARGGGRYSLDAVLARRRGEPVVDPGGASTRRAVA